From Spirochaetota bacterium, the proteins below share one genomic window:
- a CDS encoding glycogen/starch synthase: MDIIETTPTSAQSSLSRFRLQDERLVSDDRVKEEIGAAFAENRCFFFTADPALVARIREGGPAALYREDMIAMKNAVFDVASGDDQTIKNRFLSDTRLSSRLVSAVMFVHMALAEEGLSSLAGRRFVIVRERPGVPTLLHVSNETTVISHVGQGPVWEEIPSLYLGMNIFDTLSYETKRGERVYFDAFVRLLAIEARAIETGYAHVEVFPVEYSRSLNSLVDEVIRVSTIAALEFREVAPKKTVRPFSPADRRRLLKQLDARVAGSEMNFDADANLRGLSSIERLARSYKQAGDEASLRGAVRLLVAASGHDVHEVRDRANILLERIFSPKEFDAPLATVFTTMPVGSLHRFEFDLPFRGARYFVRLYRQGRSGQFTMRRDIDMLDIDLGYDAMSGRFTASHVFGEYGHFDYVVFRKKKKSEWVHHSDTSGRINIIPDVRGEIILEIFTDIHGHTRIYWMDGSGHPGLVYNEHGEVVRLGRFSDITMHLDDLKKRYSITALYLLGVQKRGSNREDWAPEASSPSPFSPMSLIEIEPSLGGEDEFRELVDAAHRAGVRVIVDIVPHLNRRSTEVPEDCVVRCYDGEGRLVERASTDGRYGSWNDGKLFNYRKIEVWEWLARSITTLIERFDIDGIRFDSAHAVPIMMKKNNYPSVYGVPRTAEEGLEGGIIVNEREDGHFVTTGYYDSACRDVIAIPLHYYLMLAVERKLRELGRDFFINIAECYWGHERFLTRVGIIPYNSALFKICENIIHGTADVREIYHIYDNYFPSVMPKGTELLGILGNHDERRALNTFGHRGLRAAVGVTTFMNNIIMDYEGSAEGEGWKVYLDNIFVNWNSFEYAAHRSVERFYSEWYEFHRREKGRGYLVWANNTNVAASVKFTDSGIWIGAFNFADSSQAASIQFDNPALPLEDETLYRVVDPVYSPITRHYAFYTGRELKTSRIDTVVSFTDRVKLLKLEEVTDIDGLYRDFLRDSFLRMCLISNIAHFESNFAFREIAANCASFDTFSEYVSAHLIPMFWDNNRHHLELGLKRALFHSVRTGALEARRSVSFFKKMQSTADGRIRSLGEALESHNRGDSMVFMSAEADPFSKSGGLANVVYELPRELVALGETVYVITGLWRGGDEMAGARMRSAVERYDVRYTGKNVRLKIMNAEYEVGVYRGVVDGVTFFLLDHHEFFDGLYWGITSEEKLRRRIAFARASAEVIVTFGLRPLFTFTNDAYTGLFNGIVRSDHVYASNPNFSRTTFLHIVHNGGWQYFDAYHRHERGFDLFQLLNLPPWKAVDFVDPVYSDRLNCMASGIRFADRVITVSPSYARQIEYACDGLEHLLSNVIGISNAVGRDFARRLSDAFRDSGFVNKQYPRLIEALHGDATLMKNVLARWPEMTVGMDAVEKITGDSRRFAAVRARNKMMLQLERGLAVDPDAVLFCMIHRITEQKGFQLVLDASEGLFAHLGYQAVLGGSVSSGDRRGEEIAHGMYLLAGYYPGNVSVSFGFQDIAVPLFSSDIFCMPSMSEPGGISQLEALAAGCLVVARATGGLRDTVFPVRSKDGVLEGNGFLFTDFNATAFYDAMERAHQFVRSGDDATLYRAGKNAMSSIYNWDRPARRYIESVYAVKEIIRIVE; this comes from the coding sequence ATGGACATAATCGAAACAACACCAACATCGGCGCAGAGCAGCCTCAGCCGGTTCAGGCTGCAGGACGAACGCCTTGTCTCGGACGACAGGGTAAAGGAGGAGATCGGCGCCGCGTTCGCCGAAAACCGCTGCTTTTTTTTCACCGCCGATCCGGCCCTCGTCGCCCGAATCAGAGAGGGGGGCCCGGCCGCCCTCTACCGCGAAGACATGATCGCGATGAAAAACGCGGTCTTCGACGTCGCGTCGGGCGATGACCAGACAATTAAAAACCGGTTCTTGAGCGACACGCGACTGTCCTCGCGTCTGGTCTCGGCCGTCATGTTCGTCCACATGGCACTGGCGGAAGAGGGTCTCTCCTCGCTCGCCGGACGGCGCTTTGTCATTGTCCGCGAGCGCCCCGGCGTGCCGACGCTGCTGCATGTTTCCAATGAGACCACAGTGATCTCCCACGTCGGCCAGGGCCCGGTATGGGAGGAGATCCCCTCTCTTTACCTCGGGATGAATATCTTCGATACGCTCTCGTACGAGACGAAGCGAGGCGAGCGCGTTTATTTCGATGCGTTCGTAAGGCTCCTTGCAATCGAAGCGAGAGCGATAGAGACCGGCTATGCGCACGTCGAAGTTTTTCCGGTGGAGTATTCCCGCTCCCTCAACTCGCTGGTCGACGAGGTTATCCGCGTTTCGACGATCGCCGCCCTGGAGTTTCGGGAGGTCGCGCCGAAAAAAACGGTGCGCCCCTTCAGCCCCGCGGACAGGCGGCGCCTTCTGAAGCAGCTTGACGCGCGGGTGGCCGGCAGCGAGATGAATTTCGACGCCGACGCGAACCTGAGGGGCCTCTCGTCGATCGAGCGCCTGGCTCGTTCCTACAAGCAGGCCGGCGACGAGGCCTCGCTTCGCGGGGCGGTGCGCCTGCTCGTCGCCGCCTCGGGGCACGATGTGCACGAGGTGCGCGACAGGGCGAACATCCTCCTGGAAAGGATATTCTCGCCCAAGGAGTTCGACGCGCCGCTGGCGACGGTTTTCACCACGATGCCGGTGGGATCGCTTCACCGCTTCGAGTTCGACCTGCCCTTCCGGGGCGCGCGCTATTTCGTCCGCCTGTACCGCCAGGGCCGGTCGGGTCAGTTCACCATGCGGCGCGACATCGACATGCTCGATATCGACCTCGGGTACGACGCCATGTCGGGCCGGTTCACGGCGTCGCATGTGTTCGGGGAATACGGCCACTTCGACTATGTGGTTTTTCGAAAAAAGAAGAAGAGCGAATGGGTTCACCATTCGGACACCAGCGGAAGGATCAACATCATTCCCGACGTGCGGGGCGAGATAATCCTCGAAATATTCACGGACATCCACGGCCATACACGGATATACTGGATGGACGGCTCGGGGCATCCCGGGCTGGTGTACAACGAGCACGGGGAGGTCGTCAGGCTGGGGCGTTTTTCCGACATAACCATGCACCTGGACGACCTTAAAAAACGCTACTCTATCACCGCGCTCTATCTCCTCGGCGTGCAGAAACGGGGCTCCAACCGCGAGGACTGGGCCCCCGAGGCGTCATCGCCCTCGCCTTTTTCACCGATGAGTCTGATCGAAATAGAGCCGTCGCTTGGCGGGGAGGATGAGTTCCGCGAGCTGGTCGACGCAGCTCACCGCGCGGGCGTCCGGGTGATCGTCGATATCGTTCCGCATCTCAACAGGCGCAGCACCGAGGTTCCCGAGGACTGCGTGGTGCGGTGTTATGACGGAGAGGGTCGTCTGGTTGAGCGCGCCTCTACCGACGGAAGGTACGGCAGCTGGAACGACGGCAAGCTTTTCAACTATCGAAAGATAGAGGTGTGGGAGTGGCTGGCGCGTTCGATCACCACGCTCATCGAGCGGTTCGACATCGACGGCATTCGCTTCGATTCGGCGCATGCCGTCCCGATCATGATGAAAAAGAACAACTATCCCTCGGTCTACGGTGTCCCGCGCACCGCCGAGGAGGGCCTGGAGGGCGGCATCATCGTCAACGAACGTGAGGACGGCCACTTCGTCACCACGGGTTATTATGATTCGGCCTGCCGCGACGTCATCGCAATTCCCCTGCACTACTATCTCATGCTGGCGGTCGAGCGGAAACTGCGCGAACTTGGCCGGGACTTCTTCATCAACATAGCTGAATGCTACTGGGGACACGAACGGTTCCTGACGCGCGTGGGTATCATTCCCTACAACTCCGCGCTTTTCAAAATCTGCGAAAACATCATCCACGGGACCGCCGATGTCCGCGAGATCTATCACATCTATGATAATTATTTCCCGTCGGTGATGCCGAAGGGCACGGAGCTCCTCGGCATACTGGGAAACCACGACGAACGGAGGGCGCTTAACACCTTCGGTCACAGGGGGCTGCGAGCGGCGGTCGGTGTGACCACGTTCATGAACAATATCATCATGGACTACGAGGGGAGCGCCGAGGGCGAGGGATGGAAGGTTTACCTGGACAACATTTTCGTCAACTGGAACAGTTTCGAGTATGCGGCCCACCGGAGCGTTGAGCGATTTTACAGCGAGTGGTACGAGTTTCACCGCAGGGAAAAGGGCAGAGGCTACCTGGTATGGGCGAACAACACGAACGTCGCCGCCTCGGTCAAGTTCACCGATAGCGGTATCTGGATAGGCGCCTTCAACTTCGCGGACTCCAGCCAGGCGGCCTCGATCCAGTTCGATAATCCGGCTCTTCCCCTGGAGGATGAAACGCTCTACCGCGTGGTTGACCCGGTATATTCGCCGATAACCCGCCATTACGCCTTTTACACCGGGCGCGAACTCAAGACCTCGCGCATCGACACGGTGGTTTCGTTCACAGACAGGGTAAAGCTCCTCAAGCTCGAGGAAGTGACGGACATAGACGGTCTCTACCGTGATTTCCTGCGGGATTCGTTTTTGCGAATGTGCCTGATTTCAAACATCGCTCACTTCGAATCCAATTTCGCCTTCCGCGAGATTGCCGCCAACTGCGCATCCTTCGACACCTTCTCCGAGTATGTCTCCGCCCATTTAATTCCAATGTTCTGGGACAACAATCGCCACCATCTCGAACTGGGACTCAAAAGGGCGCTATTTCATTCCGTCCGCACCGGAGCGCTCGAGGCGCGACGATCGGTCTCCTTTTTCAAAAAAATGCAGTCAACGGCCGACGGCCGCATCCGTTCGCTCGGCGAGGCCCTGGAGTCCCACAACCGCGGCGATTCCATGGTGTTCATGTCGGCCGAGGCCGACCCCTTCTCGAAGAGCGGGGGACTGGCCAACGTGGTGTACGAGCTTCCAAGGGAGCTCGTCGCGCTCGGCGAGACCGTGTACGTCATCACGGGCCTCTGGCGCGGCGGGGACGAAATGGCCGGGGCCAGGATGCGTTCGGCCGTGGAGCGGTACGACGTGCGCTATACCGGAAAGAACGTGCGTCTCAAGATAATGAATGCCGAATACGAGGTGGGCGTATACCGCGGCGTGGTCGACGGCGTAACGTTTTTTCTGCTGGACCACCACGAGTTTTTCGACGGCCTCTACTGGGGCATAACATCCGAGGAAAAGCTCCGTCGCCGTATCGCCTTCGCGCGCGCGAGCGCCGAGGTCATCGTCACCTTCGGCCTTCGGCCTCTTTTTACCTTTACCAACGACGCGTATACGGGCCTTTTCAACGGCATCGTTCGGAGCGACCACGTTTACGCTTCGAACCCCAATTTCTCGCGCACGACCTTTCTGCACATCGTCCACAACGGCGGCTGGCAGTATTTCGACGCCTACCACCGCCATGAGCGGGGATTCGACCTGTTCCAGCTCTTAAACCTGCCGCCATGGAAGGCGGTCGATTTCGTCGATCCGGTGTATAGCGACCGCCTCAACTGCATGGCTTCGGGAATCAGGTTTGCCGACAGGGTGATTACGGTAAGCCCGAGCTACGCCCGCCAGATTGAGTACGCCTGCGACGGCCTGGAACATCTCCTCTCCAATGTCATCGGGATCAGCAATGCCGTCGGCAGGGACTTCGCCCGGAGGCTGTCGGACGCCTTCAGGGATTCCGGTTTCGTTAATAAACAGTATCCGCGACTCATCGAGGCCCTGCACGGAGACGCCACCCTCATGAAAAATGTCTTGGCCCGCTGGCCCGAAATGACGGTCGGCATGGATGCCGTGGAGAAAATCACCGGAGATTCGCGGCGCTTCGCGGCCGTCCGCGCGCGGAACAAGATGATGCTGCAACTCGAGCGGGGTCTCGCGGTCGATCCGGACGCGGTGCTCTTCTGCATGATACACCGCATAACCGAGCAGAAAGGATTTCAGCTGGTACTGGACGCGTCGGAGGGGCTCTTCGCCCACCTGGGCTACCAGGCGGTTCTCGGCGGGTCCGTTTCGTCCGGGGACCGCCGCGGCGAGGAGATCGCCCACGGGATGTATCTGCTTGCCGGGTATTATCCCGGCAATGTCAGCGTGTCCTTCGGCTTTCAGGACATCGCTGTGCCTCTTTTTTCCTCGGACATCTTCTGCATGCCGTCGATGAGCGAGCCAGGGGGGATATCGCAGCTTGAGGCACTCGCGGCGGGATGTCTGGTGGTGGCGCGCGCGACGGGAGGGCTTCGCGATACGGTGTTTCCGGTGCGCTCGAAAGACGGCGTCCTCGAGGGCAATGGCTTCCTTTTTACCGACTTCAATGCGACCGCTTTTTACGATGCCATGGAACGGGCCCATCAGTTTGTCCGTTCAGGCGACGATGCCACGCTGTATCGCGCAGGGAAAAACGCGATGTCGTCGATATATAACTGGGACCGTCCGGCCAGGCGGTATATAGAATCGGTGTATGCGGTGAAGGAGATTATCCGGATTGTCGAATAA
- the lptE gene encoding LPS assembly lipoprotein LptE: MTGEPVIPREANRILVYDFRGAPGDRTLRTRLGIRVRELLAADGRLAVVADEDQADLALEGVVTGHETRPLRYSEMGRAVSKRMRITASVRLFDRNKNREIFFEREIQAFEEFSDIEPPVVPEAAALDRVIDALAKRIAQQTMRGSYAGLLTPVEKGRQ, encoded by the coding sequence ATGACCGGCGAACCCGTGATCCCGAGGGAAGCGAACCGGATACTCGTGTACGACTTTCGGGGCGCCCCGGGCGACCGGACGCTCCGAACCAGGCTTGGCATCCGGGTGCGGGAATTACTTGCGGCCGACGGCAGGCTGGCCGTTGTGGCCGACGAGGACCAGGCCGACCTTGCGCTCGAGGGTGTCGTGACGGGCCACGAGACGCGGCCGCTGCGTTACAGCGAGATGGGCCGGGCCGTAAGCAAGCGGATGCGGATTACGGCGTCGGTGCGCCTGTTCGACCGCAATAAAAACAGGGAGATCTTTTTCGAGCGGGAGATCCAGGCGTTCGAGGAGTTTTCGGACATCGAGCCGCCGGTTGTCCCCGAGGCGGCGGCGCTCGATCGCGTTATCGACGCCCTCGCGAAGCGGATAGCGCAGCAGACCATGCGGGGCAGTTATGCCGGGCTTCTCACGCCGGTTGAAAAAGGCAGGCAGTGA
- the holA gene encoding DNA polymerase III subunit delta yields the protein MDKKRFPIARELYAELDKKRVARAYLFLGEDEGEKDKAVRRIAALVLSGPGAEHSLGRFHCEMGELMQAADFTLNRSMFSDARICVLLNIDAIPAGAANTALLAEVFGSLSDSTVLVMTTRANSPPGRIGASAIPGMKVYHFWPPFENDLVAYIVRALEPEGISIDARPARALVDLLGRDVRAVDGALEKLRNAGVARVTEETVRSLIGGEKDYSLFEFVDALYRGDRSSPGLLKNLIENNCPELLILNQMARQADSIERYHLAVRAGDGEDEALQKASVPPRAGKAFLELARRNPIIKIKRIYPLLHKADFALKSYRVSKSVVAGPLFDLSREMLALEAAPAAV from the coding sequence ATGGATAAAAAGCGGTTTCCGATCGCCCGGGAGCTCTACGCGGAACTTGACAAAAAACGCGTTGCGCGCGCGTACCTCTTTCTCGGCGAGGACGAGGGCGAAAAGGACAAGGCCGTGCGGCGCATCGCCGCTCTCGTTCTGAGTGGCCCCGGGGCGGAGCATTCGCTGGGGCGCTTCCACTGCGAGATGGGCGAACTCATGCAGGCGGCCGATTTTACGCTTAACAGGTCCATGTTCTCCGACGCGCGGATATGCGTGCTGCTGAACATTGATGCAATTCCGGCGGGCGCGGCAAACACCGCGCTTCTGGCCGAGGTCTTCGGTTCGCTTTCGGATTCCACGGTGCTGGTGATGACGACCCGGGCCAACAGCCCCCCCGGGCGAATAGGGGCGAGCGCCATACCCGGAATGAAGGTGTACCACTTCTGGCCGCCTTTCGAAAACGACCTCGTCGCCTATATCGTGCGCGCTCTCGAGCCGGAGGGGATATCCATCGACGCCCGCCCGGCGCGTGCGCTCGTCGATCTCCTCGGAAGGGACGTGCGCGCGGTTGACGGCGCGCTTGAAAAGCTCAGAAATGCGGGGGTCGCCAGGGTAACCGAGGAGACCGTGCGCTCGCTCATCGGTGGGGAAAAGGACTATTCGCTCTTCGAGTTTGTGGACGCGCTGTATCGCGGCGACAGGTCTTCACCCGGGCTGCTGAAAAATTTAATTGAAAACAACTGCCCGGAGCTTCTAATCTTGAACCAGATGGCGCGGCAGGCCGATTCCATCGAGCGATATCATCTCGCGGTGCGCGCCGGCGATGGCGAGGATGAGGCGCTTCAAAAGGCGTCCGTGCCGCCGCGTGCGGGGAAAGCGTTCCTTGAACTGGCGCGCAGAAACCCGATTATTAAAATAAAACGGATATACCCGCTGCTCCACAAAGCGGATTTCGCCCTTAAAAGCTACAGGGTCTCGAAAAGCGTCGTGGCCGGTCCGTTGTTTGACCTGTCGCGCGAGATGCTTGCGCTCGAGGCCGCGCCAGCGGCGGTATAA
- a CDS encoding class I adenylate cyclase, which produces MDFLQTIDTNKTRFQRYNDIKFQRFQQLIPNPNIKRVINSIPFLLGTNDKRLPGYVEGDVPGGVWRYVIDDETRRYIKGRFPTVKTDITRRNPFVEMLAIMGSVGTVAYNKKSDFDYWVCVNRSSVTDEQFALFKKKVEAIQRWVSKEIELPVHLFINDIEGVKQNIFAEDDEEAFGTTVGAVLKDEFFRSSILVAGKIPFWWVVPKFARDDEYDKLYWRLPDNMKEEFVDLGNLYEISREDFLGAALFQIIKSLGNPFKSIIKIGVLEKYIFGTGDSPLLSQKIKVNILRENLDNSVVDSYLLMFNEVFEYYSSTLDDKELVDILRRNLYLKVDPQISKYVGIKDKKNIPYKVAVMSQYVRAWGWDINIIRDLDNFEEWDFNMVMAFWDAVKRFMLLSYQKIATQLPSLKLEKKISETDFMLLSRKIKTHFAREHDKIDNFITFKDTPSEAILYIEPVSQSIHEAEWRLYKRNKSEKDTFLSTTLRVEKSLLRLLMWMAVNGVYDPVFSRINIQSGYTRVNPTAVTELLNQVTALFAGDGIRIRNHYFLEPAFGLVNAVILNFNRENAEAIQTVHHLYYTSWGESYIKEYSSEEDIARILGLIVRDGIHQKRHFDAYCVVHSPEPFKKLYKRISAMFKEAYSFIIEGAEGMDMRFVARIKDRFVLISREGNKVTGFIYPGLVKLLTALTLKASRAVRYRFYGDDGPLVALDAVYQLFSSSGISVVYEEKEDHVVIHVINESGDFFTFIKSRSIRDAALSAMFDFCRNLEKRLSLDGAQTPAVGPTRFFLLKVDRVGKLTLSDDTRDVEQLFLTGYKNSHALTANVARHMGEETFYDIQFPDNVSSGFMTSRELYSAREKVNEIKVKGFGTNTLLRDVVFADLTPEEAAWGSTPYLLEKYRIELLMEGKK; this is translated from the coding sequence ATGGATTTTCTTCAGACAATCGATACTAATAAAACCAGGTTCCAGCGCTACAATGATATCAAGTTCCAGCGATTTCAGCAGCTGATACCGAACCCCAATATCAAGCGGGTAATCAACTCCATTCCATTCCTTCTCGGCACGAATGACAAGCGCCTGCCTGGCTATGTCGAGGGCGACGTTCCGGGCGGCGTATGGCGCTATGTGATCGACGACGAGACCAGGCGGTATATCAAGGGGCGTTTCCCAACGGTGAAGACCGATATAACGAGGCGAAACCCGTTCGTTGAGATGCTGGCCATCATGGGGAGCGTCGGTACGGTCGCCTATAACAAGAAATCAGATTTCGACTACTGGGTATGCGTTAACAGAAGCTCGGTGACCGATGAGCAGTTCGCCCTCTTCAAAAAGAAGGTGGAGGCCATCCAGCGGTGGGTCTCGAAGGAAATAGAGCTTCCGGTGCACCTTTTCATCAACGATATAGAGGGCGTCAAGCAGAACATCTTCGCCGAGGACGATGAAGAGGCCTTCGGTACCACGGTGGGGGCCGTTCTCAAGGACGAATTTTTCAGAAGCTCGATACTGGTGGCCGGGAAAATACCCTTCTGGTGGGTGGTCCCGAAGTTCGCCAGGGACGACGAGTACGACAAGCTGTACTGGCGCCTGCCGGATAACATGAAGGAAGAGTTTGTGGACCTTGGCAACCTTTACGAGATATCGAGGGAGGATTTTCTGGGGGCCGCGCTCTTTCAGATCATCAAATCACTCGGCAATCCTTTTAAATCTATTATCAAGATCGGGGTGCTCGAAAAATATATCTTCGGCACGGGGGACTCGCCGCTCCTGAGCCAGAAGATAAAGGTAAATATCCTCCGCGAAAACCTGGACAACTCGGTGGTCGATTCGTACCTCCTCATGTTCAACGAGGTCTTCGAGTATTACAGTTCGACGCTCGACGACAAGGAGCTCGTCGACATTCTCAGGCGCAACCTCTACCTGAAGGTCGATCCGCAGATATCGAAATACGTCGGCATCAAGGACAAGAAGAACATTCCTTACAAGGTGGCGGTGATGTCGCAGTATGTGAGGGCCTGGGGCTGGGACATCAACATCATCCGCGACCTCGACAATTTCGAGGAATGGGACTTCAACATGGTGATGGCCTTCTGGGACGCGGTGAAGCGCTTTATGCTGTTAAGCTATCAGAAGATCGCCACACAGCTGCCGTCGCTCAAGCTCGAAAAGAAGATTTCCGAAACCGATTTCATGCTGCTGAGCAGGAAAATTAAAACCCATTTCGCACGCGAGCACGACAAGATCGACAACTTCATCACCTTCAAGGACACGCCATCGGAGGCCATCCTGTATATCGAGCCGGTGAGCCAGAGCATCCACGAGGCTGAGTGGAGGCTGTATAAAAGAAATAAAAGCGAAAAGGACACCTTTCTTTCAACGACCCTCAGGGTCGAGAAAAGCCTGCTTCGCCTGCTCATGTGGATGGCGGTCAACGGCGTGTACGACCCGGTTTTTTCCCGGATCAACATCCAGTCGGGCTACACGAGGGTCAATCCGACGGCCGTTACCGAGCTCCTCAACCAGGTCACCGCGCTCTTCGCCGGCGACGGCATACGGATCAGGAACCATTATTTTCTGGAACCCGCGTTCGGCCTCGTGAACGCCGTCATCCTCAATTTTAACAGGGAGAACGCCGAAGCCATACAGACCGTCCACCACCTCTACTACACGAGCTGGGGCGAGTCATATATCAAGGAGTATTCATCGGAAGAAGATATAGCGCGCATACTGGGTCTGATCGTTCGCGACGGGATCCACCAGAAAAGGCATTTCGATGCGTATTGTGTGGTACACTCGCCCGAACCATTTAAAAAGCTCTATAAGCGGATCAGTGCAATGTTCAAGGAGGCCTACTCGTTTATCATAGAGGGGGCCGAGGGAATGGACATGCGCTTCGTGGCCCGGATAAAGGACAGGTTCGTGCTGATCTCCCGCGAGGGGAATAAAGTGACGGGGTTCATCTATCCGGGACTGGTGAAACTTCTGACGGCGCTCACGCTGAAGGCATCTCGCGCCGTCCGTTACCGCTTTTACGGGGATGATGGCCCCCTGGTCGCTTTGGACGCCGTTTATCAGCTTTTCAGTTCCTCGGGCATTAGCGTGGTCTACGAAGAGAAGGAAGACCACGTGGTGATTCACGTAATCAACGAATCGGGCGACTTTTTCACCTTCATTAAAAGCCGCTCGATTCGCGACGCCGCGCTCTCTGCGATGTTCGATTTCTGCCGCAATTTGGAAAAGCGGCTCTCGCTCGATGGCGCACAAACACCCGCAGTCGGACCTACGCGCTTCTTTCTCCTGAAAGTGGACAGGGTGGGAAAACTCACTCTTTCGGACGACACCCGGGACGTGGAACAGCTGTTTCTCACCGGGTATAAAAATTCGCATGCGCTTACCGCGAACGTCGCGCGCCACATGGGCGAAGAGACATTTTACGACATCCAGTTCCCCGACAACGTATCATCCGGTTTCATGACGTCGAGGGAGCTGTACAGCGCGAGGGAAAAGGTAAATGAAATCAAGGTTAAGGGCTTCGGGACGAACACACTGCTGCGCGATGTCGTCTTTGCCGACCTTACGCCGGAGGAAGCCGCCTGGGGCAGCACTCCGTATCTGCTCGAGAAATACAGGATCGAATTGCTGATGGAAGGTAAAAAATAG
- a CDS encoding STAS domain-containing protein translates to MLLIDYAELNSGETTVVTPRGPLTSATAPALENAIEGLVRDAAPFIILDASGLEYASSAGIGMILHVHRSIASRNGSLVVCNLPGEMLSLFRLIGFDRAIDVADTVEEAKNVIADRRAGKGSGAVPPPERQPGPDQPEKRDRAEAPAIPDDSPEPSVRAVDGFDKALVVECAECGGLVRVRRSGTYQCPHCRVEFSVEKDQTVIF, encoded by the coding sequence ATGCTTCTGATCGACTACGCCGAACTGAACTCGGGAGAAACGACCGTCGTAACGCCGAGGGGACCGCTCACTTCGGCTACGGCACCCGCCCTCGAGAACGCGATTGAGGGCCTCGTTCGCGACGCGGCGCCGTTCATCATTCTCGACGCGTCCGGTTTGGAATACGCGAGCTCCGCGGGCATCGGGATGATCCTCCATGTTCATCGCTCGATCGCCTCCCGGAACGGGTCGCTTGTCGTCTGCAATCTCCCCGGCGAGATGCTTTCCCTTTTCAGGCTTATCGGGTTCGACAGGGCGATCGATGTCGCGGACACGGTCGAGGAGGCGAAAAACGTCATCGCCGATCGCAGGGCTGGAAAAGGGTCCGGTGCGGTCCCACCCCCCGAACGACAGCCCGGACCGGACCAGCCGGAAAAACGGGATCGCGCCGAAGCGCCTGCCATACCGGATGACTCTCCGGAGCCTTCCGTAAGGGCCGTTGACGGTTTCGACAAGGCGCTTGTGGTCGAATGCGCCGAATGCGGCGGGCTCGTCCGCGTCAGAAGAAGCGGAACCTACCAGTGTCCGCACTGCCGCGTGGAATTCTCCGTCGAAAAGGACCAGACGGTCATCTTTTAA